A genomic window from Levilactobacillus yonginensis includes:
- the gltX gene encoding glutamate--tRNA ligase, with protein sequence MAKNSIRVRYAPSPTGHLHIGNARTAIFNYLFARHNKGKFIIRIEDTDTKRNIADGERSQLENLKWLGLDWDEGPDVGGDYGPYRQSERRDIYTPLIQQLLDEGKAYESYRTEDELQADREAQKARKEMPHYEYEYAGMDEEEKQAAIDAAKAKGLKPVIRFRVPKDEIFAWDDMVKGNVSFNSDTIGGDFVIAKRDGMPTYNFAVVVDDHKMAISHVFRGDDHVANTPKQLMIYQAFGWEAPKFGHMSLIISKDTGKKLSKRDESVLQFIEQYRDLGYLPEAMFNFILLLGWSPVGEDEIFNRKQFIKMYDETRLSSSPATFDSDKLEWLNNRYVKDADDSTIMDLALKQLIKAGNIPANPDNQKIEWARQLINLYKRQMSYMAQINDMASVFFEEPDQVTGEAFDEINNETAPVVLKAFAAQIEKLDLFDAPEIFKVIKSVQAETGIKGRQLWMPIRIAVTHEMHGPELPESIELVGRETALTHIKQTLAQLEG encoded by the coding sequence TTGGCGAAAAATTCAATTCGGGTTCGGTACGCACCGAGCCCAACCGGTCATTTGCACATTGGTAATGCCCGGACGGCCATTTTTAACTATTTATTTGCCCGTCACAACAAGGGTAAGTTCATCATCCGAATCGAGGATACGGATACGAAACGGAACATCGCAGACGGTGAACGGAGCCAGTTGGAAAACTTAAAGTGGCTTGGTTTGGACTGGGATGAAGGTCCTGACGTCGGTGGTGACTACGGTCCTTACCGTCAATCCGAACGACGCGACATTTACACGCCACTCATCCAACAACTGTTAGATGAAGGCAAGGCTTACGAATCTTACCGGACGGAAGATGAACTTCAAGCCGACCGGGAAGCTCAAAAAGCCCGCAAAGAAATGCCTCATTACGAATATGAATACGCTGGAATGGACGAGGAAGAAAAGCAAGCTGCTATCGATGCCGCTAAGGCTAAGGGCTTGAAGCCAGTTATTCGTTTCCGCGTACCTAAGGACGAAATCTTTGCCTGGGATGACATGGTTAAGGGGAACGTTTCCTTTAACTCTGACACCATTGGTGGGGACTTCGTCATTGCTAAGCGTGACGGTATGCCAACTTACAACTTTGCCGTGGTGGTTGACGACCACAAAATGGCTATTAGCCACGTTTTCCGTGGTGATGACCACGTTGCCAACACGCCTAAGCAATTAATGATCTACCAAGCTTTTGGTTGGGAAGCACCTAAGTTCGGTCATATGAGCTTGATCATCAGTAAGGACACTGGTAAGAAACTGTCTAAGCGTGATGAATCTGTTCTGCAATTCATCGAACAATACCGTGACCTGGGCTATTTGCCAGAGGCTATGTTCAACTTCATTCTGTTGTTGGGCTGGTCGCCAGTGGGTGAAGATGAAATCTTTAACCGTAAGCAATTCATCAAGATGTACGATGAAACCCGGTTGAGTTCATCACCTGCCACGTTTGATAGTGACAAGCTGGAATGGTTGAATAACCGCTACGTGAAGGATGCCGATGACAGTACGATTATGGACCTTGCTTTGAAGCAACTGATCAAGGCAGGTAATATCCCAGCTAACCCAGACAATCAAAAGATTGAATGGGCGCGGCAATTGATCAATCTGTACAAGCGTCAGATGAGTTACATGGCCCAAATCAATGACATGGCCTCAGTCTTCTTTGAAGAACCTGACCAAGTTACTGGTGAAGCCTTTGACGAAATCAACAACGAGACGGCGCCAGTTGTTTTGAAGGCGTTCGCTGCTCAGATTGAAAAGTTGGATTTATTTGATGCGCCGGAAATCTTTAAGGTCATCAAATCAGTTCAAGCTGAGACTGGTATCAAAGGTCGGCAACTTTGGATGCCGATTCGAATTGCTGTGACCCACGAAATGCACGGGCCAGAACTACCAGAATCCATTGAATTAGTCGGGCGGGAAACTGCTTTGACCCACATCAAACAAACCTTAGCGCAATTAGAAGGTTAA
- a CDS encoding PIN/TRAM domain-containing protein has product MRKKTVILIVFAVIGAILGVAYLPHIWLLMGVTSPLVDNMLVNILLGAIIFLILGVLFAGLLLKLINQIEAYLNQQNPVTMILGALMTIVGLVLALLISSFLFKIPNVLFGTVIPGILMLLFGYFGFRIGVRLSKMRPEEWRKLFQPRNKKSTEEKAEKAVLDKEVEPNFHHYKILDTNILIDGRIYDLAKTGFLEGTLLVPNFVLYELQYIADSSDSIKRVRGRRGLDILNKLQNEHIMPIEMYEGDFEDIPEVDSKLIALAKQNGGVIVTNDYNLNKVIQFQNVQVLNINSLANALKPRVIPGEDIHVMVVKNGTERQQGVAYLDDGTMVVVEDGRYFINKQLDVTVTSAIQTDAGRMIFAKPAHSSKNIEEQAESEKSAAKGSKSTKRSR; this is encoded by the coding sequence ATGCGTAAGAAAACAGTGATTTTGATTGTCTTCGCCGTCATTGGTGCCATTCTAGGAGTTGCTTATCTGCCTCACATCTGGTTACTGATGGGGGTCACAAGTCCGTTAGTCGACAACATGCTCGTTAATATTTTGCTTGGTGCTATTATTTTCCTGATTTTGGGAGTGCTCTTTGCGGGCCTGTTGTTGAAACTAATCAATCAAATTGAAGCTTATTTGAATCAGCAGAATCCGGTGACCATGATTCTGGGTGCGTTGATGACCATCGTTGGGTTAGTTCTAGCGTTGTTAATTTCGTCGTTTCTGTTTAAGATTCCCAACGTTCTGTTTGGAACCGTCATTCCCGGAATTTTGATGCTACTCTTTGGTTACTTTGGATTTCGAATCGGTGTGCGGTTGAGTAAAATGCGGCCGGAGGAATGGCGGAAGCTGTTCCAACCACGAAACAAGAAGAGTACCGAGGAGAAGGCGGAAAAAGCTGTCTTAGACAAAGAGGTAGAGCCTAATTTTCATCATTACAAGATTCTAGATACTAATATCTTAATTGACGGTCGGATCTATGATCTGGCGAAGACGGGCTTTCTGGAAGGCACTCTGTTAGTGCCCAACTTCGTGTTGTATGAACTTCAGTACATTGCGGACTCCAGTGATTCAATCAAACGGGTGCGGGGTCGTCGTGGTTTGGACATTTTGAACAAGCTGCAGAATGAACACATCATGCCGATTGAAATGTACGAGGGTGATTTCGAAGATATTCCAGAAGTTGATAGCAAGTTGATTGCCCTGGCTAAACAAAATGGTGGGGTGATCGTTACCAACGACTACAACTTGAACAAGGTCATCCAGTTCCAAAATGTTCAGGTATTAAATATCAATTCTCTAGCTAATGCTTTGAAGCCGCGAGTCATTCCTGGTGAGGACATCCACGTGATGGTCGTCAAGAATGGGACTGAACGACAACAAGGGGTTGCTTACCTGGATGACGGGACGATGGTTGTGGTGGAAGACGGACGTTACTTTATCAATAAGCAGTTGGATGTAACGGTTACGAGTGCCATTCAAACGGATGCCGGACGGATGATTTTTGCTAAGCCAGCTCACTCTAGTAAGAATATCGAGGAGCAAGCTGAAAGTGAAAAATCGGCAGCCAAGGGGTCTAAAAGTACCAAGCGTTCCCGTTAG
- the radA gene encoding DNA repair protein RadA: MAKPRTTYVCQNCDYSSPRYLGRCPNCGEWNTMVEEVVTPAADKPKPQSTRTAVGGKQSHPQLMSEIKHSTETRVKTQMEELNRVLGGGIVPGSLILIGGDPGIGKSTLLLQVSGQLSQTGGKVLYVSGEESASQIKMRADRLVVNSDNLYLYPETDMASIRANIEQMQPDYVVIDSVQTMQAPGIESAIGSVSQIRAVTGELMQIAKTNGITIFVVGHVTKGGAIAGPKILEHMVDTVLYFEGDLHHTYRILRAVKNRFGSTNELGIFEMREGGLYEVANPSEIFLEERLKDATGSAIVVSMEGTRPILVEVQALITPSVFGNAQRTSSGLDRNRVSLLMAVLEKRANLMLQNQDAFLKAAGGVKLDEPAIDLAIAMSIASSYRDTATAPTDCFVGEVGLTGEIRRVNRVEQRVAEAKKLGFKRIYVPKNNLQGWNPPTGIDVVGVSTLRQTLKLALGV, from the coding sequence GTGGCTAAACCAAGAACAACTTATGTTTGTCAGAACTGTGATTATAGTTCACCGCGCTATCTGGGCCGCTGTCCCAATTGTGGTGAGTGGAATACGATGGTGGAAGAGGTTGTGACCCCGGCTGCTGACAAGCCCAAGCCACAATCTACGCGAACAGCTGTTGGCGGGAAACAATCCCACCCACAGCTTATGAGTGAAATTAAGCATTCTACTGAAACCCGAGTCAAGACTCAAATGGAAGAATTGAATCGGGTTTTGGGTGGTGGTATCGTACCAGGCTCCCTCATCTTAATTGGTGGGGACCCTGGTATTGGCAAGTCCACCTTACTGCTACAGGTGTCTGGGCAACTTAGTCAGACCGGAGGTAAGGTGTTGTATGTGTCTGGGGAAGAAAGTGCTTCGCAGATTAAGATGCGGGCAGACCGGCTAGTGGTTAACAGTGATAACCTGTATCTTTATCCAGAAACGGATATGGCCAGTATCCGGGCTAACATTGAACAAATGCAGCCAGATTACGTCGTGATCGATTCTGTCCAAACCATGCAGGCGCCAGGAATTGAATCGGCCATTGGGTCGGTTTCTCAGATTCGGGCTGTGACTGGTGAACTTATGCAAATTGCCAAGACTAACGGTATTACGATCTTTGTCGTGGGTCATGTGACTAAGGGGGGCGCCATTGCGGGCCCTAAGATCTTGGAACACATGGTGGATACCGTGTTGTACTTTGAAGGTGATCTGCACCATACCTACCGGATCTTACGGGCAGTTAAAAACCGGTTTGGGTCCACCAACGAACTGGGAATCTTTGAAATGCGGGAAGGCGGGCTCTATGAGGTGGCCAATCCCTCAGAGATTTTCTTAGAGGAACGCCTGAAGGATGCTACTGGTTCGGCCATTGTAGTCTCAATGGAAGGGACTCGGCCAATTTTGGTAGAAGTCCAGGCATTAATTACACCGTCAGTCTTTGGCAATGCGCAACGCACCTCGAGCGGGTTGGACCGTAATCGGGTCTCCTTACTGATGGCGGTCTTGGAAAAAAGAGCGAACCTGATGCTACAAAACCAAGACGCTTTTCTGAAAGCTGCTGGTGGGGTCAAACTTGACGAACCCGCTATTGATTTGGCAATTGCAATGTCGATTGCTTCCAGTTATCGGGATACAGCAACCGCCCCAACCGATTGTTTTGTGGGTGAAGTCGGGCTGACTGGTGAAATTCGTCGGGTCAACCGGGTTGAACAGCGGGTTGCTGAGGCTAAAAAGCTTGGTTTCAAACGGATCTACGTTCCTAAGAATAATCTCCAAGGGTGGAACCCACCGACTGGAATCGACGTTGTGGGGGTTTCCACGTTGCGGCAGACGTTGAAGTTGGCACTGGGCGTTTAA
- a CDS encoding dUTP diphosphatase, which yields MQRGFEIVSKYADQGLKLPYRTTQQAAGYDFECAEDFTLPSIWRHDLLHAFKRLKHREPLTATELMAGQSDLKPWLVPTGIKAFMQPGEVLMLANRSSNPLKHSLILPNGVGVIDADYYNNDKNEGEIFVQLVNVGLTDLTIEKGQRIAQGIFMPFLLADGEQIPRQQRTGGFGSSDKN from the coding sequence ATGCAACGGGGATTTGAAATTGTCAGTAAGTATGCCGATCAGGGGTTAAAACTTCCTTATAGAACTACGCAGCAGGCGGCGGGCTACGACTTTGAGTGCGCCGAGGACTTTACGTTACCTTCTATTTGGCGCCATGATTTATTACACGCCTTTAAACGTCTTAAGCACCGCGAACCCTTAACGGCGACTGAGTTAATGGCCGGGCAAAGTGATTTGAAGCCTTGGTTGGTTCCGACGGGGATCAAGGCGTTTATGCAGCCAGGTGAGGTGTTGATGCTGGCTAACCGGTCCAGCAATCCATTGAAGCATAGCTTGATTCTGCCAAACGGGGTGGGCGTGATTGACGCTGATTACTATAATAATGATAAAAACGAAGGCGAAATTTTTGTTCAACTGGTCAACGTGGGTCTAACTGACCTCACTATCGAGAAGGGCCAACGGATTGCGCAGGGGATTTTTATGCCATTTTTACTCGCTGATGGGGAGCAGATTCCACGCCAGCAACGGACGGGTGGTTTTGGGTCTTCGGACAAAAATTAG
- a CDS encoding N-acetyltransferase, whose product MVLTEEPGRLTLTVDDQLQASLHYVCLSGSSWVLEQIFVRPSQPATELAAQLITRFIELAMAAHVTVKLLDPYAKRYFAQHPAPTLLAEHQLPISGAAAIQPVSLN is encoded by the coding sequence ATGGTGTTGACGGAAGAACCTGGTCGCTTGACCCTGACGGTCGACGACCAGTTACAAGCAAGCTTACACTACGTTTGCTTAAGTGGCTCAAGCTGGGTACTCGAACAGATTTTTGTTCGGCCATCACAGCCCGCTACTGAATTAGCTGCTCAACTGATCACCCGGTTCATCGAGCTAGCAATGGCGGCACACGTAACCGTCAAATTGCTGGACCCGTACGCCAAACGCTACTTTGCTCAGCATCCCGCACCCACGTTACTGGCAGAGCATCAATTGCCAATCAGTGGAGCTGCAGCGATACAACCAGTATCTTTAAACTAG
- the rpiA gene encoding ribose-5-phosphate isomerase RpiA: MDQNALKALVGQEAVKYVKDGMILGIGTGSTVRYMIDALGKRVKEEGLSIVGVATSDRSAKQAESLGITIKQLDEVDHLDLTIDGADEIDDNFQGIKGGGAAHLWEKIVAINSTKNMWIVDESKMVHHLGQFPLPLEVIPFGSTHVLEKLDKMGLHPEFRMQEDGSHVLTDSKNYIIDLHLGRIDHPHELADTLNGIVGVVEHGLFLDTVNTVIVGRQDGPEVLNARD, from the coding sequence ATGGATCAGAATGCATTAAAGGCCCTCGTTGGCCAAGAAGCTGTAAAGTACGTCAAAGATGGCATGATTTTAGGTATCGGTACCGGCTCAACCGTCCGTTACATGATTGATGCCCTTGGCAAGCGCGTTAAGGAAGAAGGCCTCAGCATCGTGGGGGTCGCCACTTCAGACCGTTCCGCTAAGCAAGCTGAATCATTGGGTATCACCATTAAGCAATTGGACGAAGTTGACCACCTCGACCTCACCATTGACGGTGCTGACGAAATTGACGACAACTTCCAAGGAATCAAGGGTGGCGGTGCTGCTCACCTCTGGGAAAAAATCGTAGCGATTAACTCGACCAAAAACATGTGGATCGTGGATGAAAGCAAGATGGTCCACCACTTAGGCCAATTCCCGCTTCCACTGGAAGTCATCCCATTCGGTTCCACCCATGTGTTGGAAAAGCTGGATAAGATGGGCTTACACCCTGAGTTCCGGATGCAAGAAGACGGCAGCCACGTGCTGACCGACTCCAAGAACTACATCATTGACCTGCACCTGGGCCGAATCGACCATCCCCATGAATTGGCCGATACATTAAACGGCATCGTGGGTGTCGTTGAACATGGTCTCTTCTTAGACACGGTCAACACGGTGATTGTCGGTCGCCAAGACGGACCAGAAGTCTTGAACGCACGGGACTAG
- a CDS encoding aldo/keto reductase encodes METTQLSNGVTIPMLGFGTYLIDSKDVPAAIKTALDAGYRHLDCAHIYGNEPAVGTAIKASGIDRSDLFITSKVWNADQGYDKTLAAFDQTLSDLQLDYLDLYLIHWPNEENFDLTLDTWRALETLYQQKKVRAIGVSNFSEDQLNQVFAMAKVKPMVNQIERHPYKVQAELGKFDTDNGLLNEGYSPIGHGHLILEDPVITKLADKYGKSPAQIVLRWQVDTGFVVFPKSSKPARVRENFEISGFHLTAEEIAEINGLDQDKHLNYD; translated from the coding sequence ATGGAAACGACACAGTTAAGCAACGGCGTTACCATCCCCATGTTAGGATTCGGAACTTACTTAATTGACAGTAAGGACGTCCCAGCAGCTATCAAGACAGCCCTAGATGCTGGCTATCGGCATCTCGATTGCGCCCACATTTACGGCAACGAACCGGCTGTTGGTACGGCCATCAAGGCATCTGGCATTGACCGTTCTGACCTGTTCATCACGTCCAAAGTTTGGAACGCCGACCAGGGTTACGATAAGACTCTGGCCGCCTTTGACCAGACGTTAAGTGACTTACAGTTAGACTATTTGGATTTATATTTGATTCACTGGCCAAACGAAGAAAACTTCGACCTCACCTTAGACACTTGGCGCGCCTTAGAAACCCTCTACCAACAAAAGAAGGTTCGCGCCATTGGGGTTTCCAACTTCTCCGAAGACCAACTGAACCAGGTCTTTGCTATGGCTAAAGTTAAACCAATGGTCAACCAAATCGAACGCCACCCTTACAAAGTACAAGCCGAATTAGGTAAGTTCGACACGGACAACGGTCTGCTTAACGAAGGGTACTCACCAATTGGCCACGGTCACCTGATTCTCGAAGACCCCGTCATCACTAAGCTGGCTGACAAGTACGGTAAGTCACCGGCACAAATTGTTTTGCGGTGGCAAGTCGATACTGGCTTTGTGGTCTTCCCTAAGTCCTCAAAACCAGCCCGGGTACGGGAAAACTTTGAAATTTCCGGCTTTCATTTAACGGCCGAGGAAATTGCAGAAATCAACGGCTTAGATCAAGACAAGCATTTAAATTACGACTAA
- a CDS encoding C1 family peptidase, with translation MSKEITADQTARYQQALAADPTAKVLERAVSHQGILATSADYASETDMTPVFSIDLDTGKVANQKQSGRCWMFAALNTMRHHLADLFNLSDFELSQNYANFWDKFEKANYFYENVLATADQPTSSRKVAFLMATPQQDGGQWDMLCAIIEKYGIVPKSVMPETYNSSKSSELNSTLNLKLRKDAVILRKLVADKASDADIAAAKDKMLGEVYRLLSFSLGEPVSEFDFEYRDDDKNYHIDKGLTPKSFFDKYVNWDLSDYVSIINAPTDDKPYNHTYTVEMLGNVVNGRQVKHLNVTMQDFKQLAIKQLQAGQSVWFGCDVGQSSERQKGIMDTKFYDKDALFNIDFSTTKAERLDYGESMMTHAMVLTGVDLVDGQPTKWKVENSWGEKVGTKGYFVMSDAWMDEYCYQVVVNKQFLPEDLKKTQETEEPTVLAPWDPMGALA, from the coding sequence TTGAGTAAAGAAATCACGGCGGATCAAACCGCCCGTTATCAACAAGCTTTAGCTGCTGACCCCACTGCAAAGGTCTTAGAACGGGCCGTCAGTCATCAAGGAATTTTAGCAACCTCTGCCGATTACGCATCAGAAACCGACATGACTCCCGTCTTCTCCATTGATTTGGACACTGGAAAAGTTGCCAACCAAAAGCAAAGTGGCCGCTGCTGGATGTTTGCCGCATTGAACACGATGCGTCATCATTTAGCCGACCTCTTCAACTTAAGCGATTTTGAATTATCTCAAAATTACGCCAACTTCTGGGATAAGTTCGAAAAAGCCAACTACTTTTACGAAAACGTCTTGGCCACTGCTGACCAACCAACGTCTAGTCGAAAGGTTGCCTTCTTAATGGCCACCCCACAACAAGACGGTGGGCAATGGGACATGCTGTGTGCCATCATTGAAAAGTACGGCATCGTGCCTAAGTCCGTCATGCCTGAAACTTACAACAGTTCCAAGTCCAGCGAACTCAACAGCACGTTGAACTTAAAGCTACGTAAAGATGCCGTTATTCTACGTAAATTAGTTGCCGACAAAGCTAGTGATGCTGACATTGCCGCTGCTAAGGACAAGATGTTAGGCGAAGTTTACCGTTTACTGAGCTTCTCACTCGGTGAACCCGTTAGCGAATTTGATTTCGAATACCGCGATGATGACAAAAACTACCACATCGACAAGGGCTTGACCCCTAAGTCCTTCTTCGACAAGTACGTCAACTGGGACTTAAGTGACTACGTTTCCATCATCAACGCCCCAACCGACGATAAGCCATACAACCACACCTACACCGTTGAAATGTTAGGTAACGTGGTCAACGGCCGCCAAGTCAAGCATTTAAACGTTACGATGCAAGACTTCAAGCAACTGGCCATCAAGCAATTGCAAGCTGGCCAATCCGTTTGGTTCGGTTGTGACGTTGGTCAATCCTCAGAACGTCAAAAGGGAATCATGGACACCAAGTTCTACGACAAGGATGCCCTTTTCAACATCGACTTCTCCACGACCAAGGCAGAACGCCTCGATTATGGTGAAAGTATGATGACCCACGCTATGGTCTTAACTGGTGTCGACTTAGTCGATGGCCAGCCAACCAAGTGGAAAGTTGAAAACTCCTGGGGTGAAAAGGTCGGCACGAAGGGTTACTTCGTGATGAGCGACGCTTGGATGGATGAATATTGCTACCAAGTTGTTGTCAACAAACAATTCTTACCTGAAGATTTGAAAAAAACTCAGGAAACCGAAGAACCAACTGTTTTGGCGCCATGGGACCCAATGGGTGCTTTAGCTTAA
- a CDS encoding glycerate kinase, translating to MKIVVAPDSFKGSLTAKQAAEAIHTGLQRVFPDADYEIVPMADGGEGTVQSLVDATQGTFKHADVLNPLGETVSAEYGLLGDQRTAVIEMAAASGIQFVNNETKNPLITTTYGTGQLMLDAMHHGAREIVIGIGGSATTDGGQGMAEALGVKFLNAAGESIKRGGGGLAELASIDVSGVDPLVAQTKVRIASDVTNPLVGPKGSAAVFGPQKGATPEMVSVLDENLAHYATIIKQALGKDLADYPGAGAAGGLGAGLLAFTQSQMEQGVEIVVRETHLKERAVGADLAFTGEGAIDFQTQYGKTPMGTAQAVKAVSPHAKVIGLAGNVGEGIDQLYDLGIDAIFGILPGVVDLPTAIQTGQANLARTAENIARVIK from the coding sequence ATGAAAATTGTGGTCGCCCCAGATTCATTTAAAGGAAGCCTGACTGCGAAACAAGCAGCCGAGGCTATTCACACCGGTTTACAACGGGTATTCCCGGATGCAGACTATGAAATTGTGCCAATGGCTGATGGTGGCGAGGGGACGGTGCAGTCCCTGGTTGATGCCACACAGGGGACTTTTAAACACGCCGATGTGCTGAACCCCTTAGGTGAGACCGTCTCTGCTGAATACGGGTTGTTGGGTGATCAACGAACTGCCGTCATTGAAATGGCCGCGGCTAGTGGGATTCAGTTTGTTAATAATGAGACTAAGAATCCCTTGATTACAACGACCTACGGGACCGGTCAACTGATGCTGGATGCAATGCATCACGGTGCTCGGGAAATCGTTATTGGTATTGGCGGTAGTGCTACTACAGATGGCGGACAAGGGATGGCCGAGGCGTTGGGTGTCAAGTTCCTTAACGCTGCCGGTGAGTCCATCAAGCGGGGTGGTGGTGGCTTGGCCGAGTTAGCCAGTATCGACGTTTCTGGAGTTGATCCGCTGGTGGCCCAAACCAAGGTTCGCATCGCGTCTGACGTGACGAATCCGTTGGTGGGGCCAAAAGGCTCGGCAGCCGTCTTTGGTCCGCAGAAGGGAGCGACACCAGAGATGGTTTCCGTTCTTGATGAAAACTTGGCCCATTATGCAACAATTATTAAACAAGCTTTGGGAAAAGACTTGGCAGATTATCCTGGTGCTGGTGCTGCTGGCGGATTGGGAGCGGGTCTATTAGCGTTTACCCAGTCACAAATGGAGCAGGGTGTCGAAATTGTGGTTCGTGAAACGCACCTGAAAGAGCGAGCAGTCGGTGCTGACCTGGCTTTTACTGGTGAAGGAGCTATTGATTTTCAGACGCAGTATGGGAAGACGCCAATGGGAACGGCTCAGGCTGTGAAAGCGGTCAGTCCACATGCTAAGGTGATTGGTCTGGCTGGCAACGTGGGTGAGGGGATTGACCAACTCTATGACTTGGGAATCGATGCCATCTTTGGCATCCTACCGGGAGTCGTTGATTTGCCAACTGCCATTCAAACGGGACAGGCCAATTTGGCCCGGACTGCGGAAAATATTGCTCGTGTGATCAAGTAG
- a CDS encoding GntP family permease, protein MSVSVSWIGALIGLALAIILILRKLNPVYSLLLGTIVGALIGGANLTQTVNIVVTGSQSVMGTVVRVLAAGVFAGVMMESGAANAIARGIVTKFGESLAIFSLALATMIITAVGVFIPVAVLIVAPIALEVGSRMKISKLALLVALSGGGKAGNIISPNPNTIAAAHGFNIELSQLMVADFIPAVFGLIMTVLIATLLRHRGAIATMADVQANQDQSTSDEPVELPSLRSAIVAPVLAVILLLLNPVGSILHIELLEKFEVDAMYILPLAGLVGMLAMHQGKQVLAYTKAGMARMTDVVLILIGAGAIGGLITTSTLPAAIVHLIKISGISGTFLAPIAGILMAAATASTSTGVILATGSFGKAILAFGTAPLAAAVMVHTGATVIDHLPQGNYFHVTANAMNMTLKERMQSVPYETAVGLTMTIVGVIMFTLF, encoded by the coding sequence GTGTCAGTTTCTGTTAGCTGGATTGGAGCCTTAATCGGGTTGGCTCTTGCAATTATTTTAATTCTTCGTAAATTAAATCCCGTTTACTCATTACTCCTGGGAACTATTGTGGGCGCACTTATTGGTGGTGCTAATCTTACACAAACCGTTAACATTGTGGTGACGGGCTCTCAGAGCGTGATGGGAACCGTTGTCCGGGTCTTGGCTGCTGGTGTCTTTGCTGGTGTCATGATGGAGTCCGGTGCGGCGAACGCCATTGCACGGGGAATCGTCACAAAGTTTGGTGAAAGCCTCGCTATTTTCTCGTTGGCGCTGGCAACCATGATCATTACCGCCGTAGGGGTCTTCATTCCCGTAGCTGTCCTGATTGTGGCGCCAATTGCGCTGGAAGTAGGAAGCCGGATGAAAATTTCTAAGCTGGCATTGCTGGTTGCCTTGTCTGGTGGGGGGAAGGCGGGGAACATTATCTCGCCAAATCCTAACACCATTGCTGCTGCACATGGCTTTAATATTGAATTGAGTCAATTAATGGTGGCCGATTTTATTCCCGCTGTCTTTGGGCTAATCATGACGGTATTAATTGCTACGTTGTTGCGCCATCGGGGTGCCATTGCCACGATGGCCGACGTGCAGGCCAATCAAGACCAGAGTACGTCCGATGAACCGGTAGAACTGCCTTCACTGCGGTCCGCTATTGTTGCACCCGTATTGGCAGTTATTTTGCTCCTTCTGAATCCCGTTGGGAGTATTTTACATATTGAGTTATTAGAAAAATTTGAAGTGGACGCCATGTATATTTTACCATTGGCGGGGTTAGTTGGGATGCTAGCCATGCACCAGGGCAAGCAAGTTTTGGCCTATACCAAGGCTGGTATGGCACGGATGACGGACGTCGTCTTGATTTTGATTGGAGCCGGAGCGATTGGCGGTCTGATTACGACCTCAACGCTTCCCGCAGCTATTGTACATCTGATCAAGATTTCCGGTATTTCTGGCACTTTCTTGGCCCCAATTGCTGGTATCCTGATGGCTGCAGCTACGGCATCGACATCGACCGGTGTTATTTTAGCCACCGGGTCATTCGGTAAAGCTATCTTGGCCTTTGGTACGGCGCCATTAGCGGCAGCTGTGATGGTTCATACGGGTGCTACGGTGATTGATCACCTACCTCAAGGAAATTACTTCCACGTGACGGCGAATGCGATGAATATGACTTTAAAAGAACGGATGCAGTCGGTCCCCTATGAAACGGCTGTGGGGTTGACGATGACGATTGTGGGAGTCATCATGTTTACCTTGTTCTAG